Proteins from one Rubripirellula tenax genomic window:
- a CDS encoding DUF2202 domain-containing protein: protein MKRLLIGLGALLALSMAAPNAMSQQRRGNGGSGQSRGSGGVAIQTQTRTGSQGRGRNAIEMHSQSNTQTRAGNQGQGRRGDQSRQPTGNFSVNSGSPDLLRMREEEKLARDVYTKLAKTSSLPIFRNISRAESQHMQAIDRLVRGGGGNVLNDMPGVFAFADYQQLYDSLVATGSRSPLDAVKVGAKIEEMDIADLRQMLNQTSDPQVRQVLQHLLQGSQNHLRAFASQLARQGASYNAEFLSQADFDQIANPPEQRQQSRRGGNAGGQGSQNRGNGLGFGSQGQSSVGQGLGGHSRSRAKQGSGG from the coding sequence ATGAAACGCTTGCTCATCGGCCTTGGCGCACTGCTCGCACTGTCAATGGCCGCCCCAAATGCAATGTCACAACAACGTCGAGGCAACGGCGGTTCGGGCCAAAGTCGTGGTTCAGGTGGTGTCGCGATCCAGACACAAACACGCACAGGCAGCCAAGGTCGCGGCCGGAACGCAATTGAAATGCATTCGCAATCGAATACTCAGACGCGAGCCGGCAACCAGGGCCAAGGTCGACGAGGCGATCAGAGTCGTCAACCTACTGGAAATTTTTCGGTGAACAGCGGCAGTCCCGACTTGCTTCGCATGCGGGAGGAGGAGAAGTTGGCTCGCGACGTCTACACCAAACTGGCAAAAACTTCCTCACTACCGATCTTCCGAAATATCTCGCGTGCAGAGAGCCAACACATGCAAGCCATAGATCGACTGGTTCGTGGTGGTGGAGGGAATGTTTTGAACGACATGCCGGGTGTGTTCGCGTTCGCTGACTACCAGCAGCTTTACGACTCTCTTGTTGCAACTGGATCGCGTAGCCCGCTGGATGCGGTGAAGGTTGGAGCGAAAATCGAAGAGATGGACATCGCTGACCTGAGGCAAATGTTGAATCAAACGAGTGACCCGCAGGTTCGCCAGGTTTTGCAACACTTGCTGCAAGGTTCGCAAAACCATTTGCGTGCTTTCGCTTCGCAGCTCGCCAGGCAAGGTGCAAGTTACAATGCCGAGTTCCTGTCCCAAGCGGACTTCGATCAAATCGCAAACCCTCCTGAACAAAGACAGCAATCCCGACGTGGTGGCAATGCCGGTGGGCAAGGCTCGCAAAATCGAGGGAATGGACTGGGGTTTGGATCCCAGGGACAGAGTTCCGTCGGCCAGGGGCTGGGAGGACATAGTCGAAGTCGTGCGAAGCAAGGCAGCGGTGGTTAG
- a CDS encoding histidine kinase dimerization/phospho-acceptor domain-containing protein has translation MFQAETRHLRELGRAAAELAHEIRNPLGLIRGWTQSLVGPGLQSDEQQEQAESFLEECDRVTARIKQFPAFARQAEADIGAVAMDELVAELQTLRLNQRHAIRADREPLRQVLFNLLQNAIAFAPEGSTITTLLNESRRVWSLQGAV, from the coding sequence GTGTTCCAGGCAGAAACAAGGCATCTTCGTGAGTTGGGACGAGCAGCGGCCGAATTGGCGCACGAAATACGTAACCCCTTGGGGCTGATCCGTGGTTGGACCCAAAGTCTTGTTGGCCCGGGTTTGCAGTCCGACGAGCAGCAGGAACAGGCCGAATCGTTCTTGGAGGAGTGCGACCGCGTGACAGCACGCATCAAGCAGTTCCCCGCGTTTGCACGTCAAGCGGAAGCAGACATTGGTGCTGTTGCAATGGACGAACTTGTTGCGGAATTGCAAACGCTCCGACTCAATCAAAGACATGCGATCCGGGCAGATCGAGAACCGTTGCGACAAGTGCTGTTCAATTTGCTGCAAAACGCGATCGCATTCGCACCCGAGGGCAGCACCATTACAACCTTGCTGAACGAGTCGCGACGGGTGTGGTCTCTTCAGGGCGCAGTTTGA
- a CDS encoding DUF1559 domain-containing protein: MGHSKIRRGFTLVELLVVIAIIGVLVGLLLPAVQAAREAARRMSCSNNFKQIGLGMHNYHSAYKQLPTQGTGTVLRIGTGDPNAWWAENVLTNSKRLSMLVGILPFVELQAIWEEISNPNARRTDGLNTPPGTPTNPWPAMGPTPGTIQYLPWTYEIQTFRCPSDPGVGLPALGRTNYAACLGDSTYHTRFGPWNDRRLASAREESCRAAHRGFFKPCADSRFRDILDGLSNTIAMGEIATDLGDGAVSTSAPNDGSMLGGNNAAIAAVLENPGACDSFKDPLRPQFWTNGGSNPDHSRGYKWAEAKQMFTGCFTGMPPIPVPGVMKDWVGELGSVIRSAAGVRP, from the coding sequence ATGGGTCATTCGAAAATCCGACGTGGATTCACTCTGGTTGAATTGCTCGTCGTGATCGCCATTATTGGCGTTCTGGTGGGACTATTGTTGCCCGCCGTACAGGCCGCCCGCGAGGCCGCTAGACGTATGAGTTGTAGCAACAACTTCAAGCAGATCGGGCTTGGCATGCACAACTATCACTCCGCGTATAAGCAATTGCCTACGCAGGGTACCGGGACGGTCTTGCGAATCGGCACCGGCGATCCAAATGCCTGGTGGGCAGAAAACGTTTTGACGAACAGCAAGCGTCTTAGCATGCTTGTCGGAATCCTGCCGTTCGTTGAACTGCAGGCAATTTGGGAGGAGATTTCTAACCCGAATGCCAGGCGGACCGACGGATTAAATACTCCACCCGGAACTCCGACGAACCCATGGCCGGCCATGGGTCCAACACCAGGAACGATCCAATATCTCCCATGGACGTACGAGATTCAAACTTTCCGCTGCCCAAGTGACCCGGGTGTGGGCTTGCCCGCTCTTGGGCGAACCAACTACGCCGCCTGTTTGGGCGACAGCACCTATCACACCCGATTCGGACCTTGGAATGACCGTCGCTTGGCATCGGCGCGCGAAGAGTCTTGCCGAGCAGCCCATCGAGGCTTTTTCAAGCCATGTGCTGATTCTCGTTTCCGTGACATCCTAGACGGATTGTCCAACACGATTGCCATGGGAGAAATTGCGACGGACTTGGGCGACGGTGCCGTTTCGACCAGTGCACCGAATGACGGCTCGATGCTGGGCGGTAACAACGCCGCGATCGCAGCTGTTCTCGAAAACCCTGGTGCCTGTGATTCGTTTAAGGATCCTCTACGCCCACAATTCTGGACCAACGGTGGATCAAACCCTGACCATTCCCGTGGTTACAAGTGGGCGGAAGCCAAGCAGATGTTCACAGGTTGCTTCACTGGGATGCCCCCAATTCCTGTACCAGGCGTTATGAAAGATTGGGTTGGGGAATTGGGATCGGTGATTCGCAGTGCTGCTGGAGTGAGGCCGTAG
- a CDS encoding histidine kinase: protein MAPPLKLLASLILLLLCDAGLSAYEPQSNAALAANAHLSNDVGDDARLRGLSISQLEKHLVDIDSQLGRLATFSLRSGIGVIGYRSGWRGTPERHEWVEVKLDKEYSIDEVVLVPTLWRDSQKGFQSDGFPQEIRVLLGTADDPDGKVVAEYTLKDQIEPRIGPLVVFTEHRTASWVRIEATRLSTRAYDGKHIFQLAELLVFSGMENVALREKVVTSSNSNDRVGAWDEKFLVDGLTPYLMDSSEGDQSLAYVSRFGEQPILYVDLESRFSISEIHLHAVDQDDTVPQAYAGDLGVPNRLKIEGADDEDFSNSKMLLDYQRTNINDIGPTMIWRIPKTTCRFVRLSAAEPDVSVQDVSTGKRSRDKRIGFAEIELYSKGKNVALGKRAFADYQPNPGDRSLDALTDGRNLFGDILPIRTWLTELAKRHDLVHMRPVVVAELNRRYARQRVQLTWVTWLAVFLAVGIGATFLLDRIFRMRQLAELRVRFAADLHDELGADLHVIGLLSDLAQSAVNSPEKLESMHQRIRTMTQRSSDAVRYCTNMLEAKGLYGDLLDDMQRSTERIMADFEGELTVEDDDEILCKLKPRTRADLFLFYKESLVNISRHSNATHFSATLKAHANTICLTVCDDGSGLADTPINGLPSSLMRRAKLLRAKVNAEQPESGGTCISLKMKIRKWGFRK, encoded by the coding sequence ATGGCCCCTCCCTTAAAACTTCTTGCATCGCTCATTTTGCTGCTTTTGTGCGATGCTGGCTTGTCTGCTTATGAGCCCCAGTCGAACGCGGCCCTTGCTGCGAACGCCCATCTTTCAAATGACGTTGGCGACGACGCGAGACTGCGCGGTCTTTCGATATCACAGCTAGAAAAACATCTGGTCGACATCGATAGTCAACTCGGTCGGCTCGCGACCTTCAGCCTGCGAAGCGGAATCGGAGTGATCGGCTACCGTTCCGGTTGGCGAGGAACGCCCGAGCGGCATGAATGGGTTGAGGTAAAGCTGGACAAGGAATACTCCATTGATGAAGTCGTTTTGGTGCCTACGCTTTGGCGTGATTCTCAGAAGGGATTTCAATCAGACGGATTCCCGCAAGAGATTCGCGTTTTGTTGGGAACCGCCGACGATCCCGACGGCAAGGTCGTCGCCGAGTACACGTTAAAAGATCAGATTGAACCAAGGATCGGTCCACTCGTGGTCTTCACCGAACATAGGACGGCGTCGTGGGTACGTATCGAAGCTACACGGTTGTCGACGCGGGCGTACGACGGGAAGCACATTTTCCAACTCGCCGAGCTTCTTGTTTTCAGCGGAATGGAAAACGTGGCCCTACGAGAGAAAGTCGTCACGTCGTCCAATTCCAACGACCGTGTTGGTGCGTGGGACGAGAAATTCTTGGTGGACGGACTGACGCCCTATTTGATGGATTCATCCGAAGGCGACCAAAGCCTCGCCTACGTGAGTCGCTTCGGCGAGCAGCCGATCCTGTACGTCGATTTGGAATCGCGATTCTCGATTTCCGAGATTCACCTACATGCGGTGGACCAGGACGACACAGTTCCGCAAGCGTACGCAGGCGATCTCGGTGTTCCCAATCGGCTTAAAATCGAAGGGGCCGACGACGAAGATTTCTCCAACTCCAAGATGTTGCTCGATTACCAACGTACGAACATCAACGACATTGGACCGACCATGATTTGGCGGATCCCGAAAACCACCTGTCGCTTTGTCCGGTTGAGCGCAGCCGAACCAGATGTGTCGGTGCAGGACGTTTCGACCGGTAAACGGTCGCGAGATAAACGCATCGGGTTTGCTGAGATCGAGCTGTACTCGAAAGGCAAAAATGTTGCTCTCGGAAAGCGTGCCTTCGCAGACTACCAACCCAATCCCGGTGATCGTTCGCTGGACGCACTGACCGATGGAAGGAATCTGTTCGGCGATATCCTTCCCATCCGCACGTGGCTCACCGAACTGGCGAAGCGTCACGATCTGGTGCACATGCGACCCGTGGTCGTCGCCGAATTGAACCGCCGCTACGCCAGACAGCGAGTCCAGTTGACGTGGGTAACGTGGCTCGCCGTGTTTCTAGCCGTTGGGATTGGCGCCACGTTCTTGCTTGACCGAATTTTTCGCATGCGCCAACTGGCTGAACTTCGAGTTCGATTTGCTGCGGATCTTCACGACGAACTCGGTGCCGATTTGCATGTGATCGGACTTCTGAGTGACCTCGCACAGTCGGCCGTCAATTCTCCGGAAAAGCTCGAATCCATGCATCAACGAATCCGGACGATGACGCAACGTTCCAGCGATGCGGTCCGATACTGCACGAACATGCTGGAAGCCAAAGGGCTTTACGGAGACCTGCTGGATGATATGCAACGATCTACCGAACGCATCATGGCCGACTTCGAAGGCGAACTTACGGTTGAAGATGACGACGAAATATTGTGCAAACTGAAACCACGCACACGCGCCGACCTATTTCTTTTTTACAAGGAATCTCTGGTCAATATCAGCCGACACAGCAACGCGACGCATTTTAGCGCTACACTGAAGGCGCACGCCAACACGATCTGCTTGACGGTTTGCGACGACGGTTCCGGACTCGCCGACACGCCCATCAATGGGCTCCCTTCTTCTTTGATGCGGCGAGCAAAACTGCTCAGAGCAAAAGTTAATGCAGAGCAACCCGAAAGTGGCGGAACCTGTATTTCCCTGAAGATGAAAATTCGAAAATGGGGTTTCCGCAAATAG
- a CDS encoding response regulator codes for MNKTTKVMLVEDHPEYRDVIALALNDQPDIHLIGQVGSSERALQILRNRSNEDVPDLILLDLNLPGMSGLEALPLLRSCCPAAKFIVLTQSDNESDVLCAAQQGATGYLLKSSTVNQIIEAIRTVAEGGALLGSGVAKYILGKLQSRLVSIELHDALSQRELEILTLLGEGKLKKEIASQLDISIATVSTYIRRIYEKLHVQNAPAAITQAYRAGILPHEPQADSPDKRRDDH; via the coding sequence ATGAATAAGACAACCAAAGTCATGCTGGTCGAAGATCATCCCGAGTATCGCGACGTCATCGCGCTCGCTCTGAACGATCAACCCGACATTCACTTGATCGGCCAGGTCGGTTCGTCCGAGCGTGCGCTGCAGATTCTGCGCAACCGATCGAACGAAGACGTGCCGGATCTGATTTTGCTTGATCTGAACCTGCCAGGCATGTCGGGGTTAGAGGCACTGCCGCTGCTGCGATCGTGTTGCCCCGCTGCCAAGTTCATTGTTCTGACGCAGTCGGATAACGAATCCGATGTGCTGTGTGCGGCGCAACAGGGCGCCACCGGATACCTGCTCAAGTCCTCGACCGTCAACCAGATCATCGAGGCGATCCGAACCGTGGCCGAAGGGGGGGCGCTGCTGGGCAGTGGAGTGGCCAAGTATATCCTCGGCAAGTTGCAATCTCGATTGGTATCAATTGAACTGCACGACGCGCTATCGCAACGAGAATTGGAGATCTTGACTTTGCTGGGCGAAGGAAAGCTGAAGAAAGAGATCGCGAGTCAGCTAGATATCAGCATTGCCACGGTCTCGACTTACATCCGCCGCATCTACGAAAAACTTCACGTCCAAAACGCTCCCGCGGCAATCACCCAGGCCTACCGCGCCGGCATCCTACCGCACGAACCGCAAGCGGACAGTCCCGACAAGCGGCGTGACGATCATTGA
- a CDS encoding sulfatase family protein — MRDRFVDLIGITIAVILGLLGSSVSADSPPNVVVILADDLGYGDVACYNPASRIPTPNIDRLARQGMRFTDAHSPCTVCTPTRYSLLTGQMAFRVPNGGRVFSGAGGPSLIASDRLTIPKLLRERDYATACVGKWHIGLTFYDTDGKPIHSGGPSDVERIDFSRRIDGGPLDCGFDQFFGTACCPTTDWLYAFIDGDRIPVVPTGRLDKSTLPKHPYAVDNRGGLRAPDFDLEAVDLKFLEKSQAFLRDHVRQSPDRPFFLFHSTQAVHLPSFPAPEFQGKTESGPHGDFIFELDHVVGELMKTLDELGVADNTLLIFTSDNGPEVPTVYHMRNDHDHDGARPWRGVKRDNWEGGHRVPMIARWPRKIAAESTSDDLVSLCDVFATVAEITEQPLPDDAAEDSFSLLSIFQGRQTEPLRPYLLQQGFGGTRWLAIRSGKWKYLDHKGSGGNNYDKSDQLRQYALPDTAPDSDGQLYDLETDPGEVTNVASLYPDVADRLRKQLRASLESGRSRP; from the coding sequence ATGCGAGATCGTTTCGTCGATTTAATTGGAATTACGATCGCCGTGATTCTTGGACTGTTGGGCTCAAGCGTATCGGCGGACAGTCCGCCCAATGTGGTTGTCATACTCGCGGACGACTTGGGGTACGGTGACGTCGCTTGTTACAACCCGGCCTCAAGAATTCCGACTCCGAACATCGATCGACTGGCCCGGCAAGGCATGCGTTTCACGGATGCGCACAGCCCGTGTACGGTGTGCACGCCGACGCGATACAGCTTGCTAACTGGGCAAATGGCGTTCCGGGTCCCGAACGGAGGTCGAGTCTTCAGCGGTGCCGGCGGGCCGTCGCTGATCGCTTCGGATCGCTTAACGATTCCAAAGCTACTTCGCGAGCGAGACTACGCCACAGCCTGTGTCGGCAAGTGGCACATCGGACTGACATTCTATGACACCGACGGCAAACCGATTCATTCCGGTGGCCCGAGTGACGTTGAACGCATCGATTTCTCGCGTCGAATCGATGGTGGGCCGCTCGATTGCGGTTTCGATCAATTCTTTGGCACCGCATGTTGCCCCACAACCGATTGGCTTTACGCGTTCATCGACGGCGATCGCATTCCCGTTGTGCCGACCGGTCGACTGGACAAATCGACGCTTCCCAAGCACCCCTACGCCGTTGACAACCGTGGCGGATTGCGGGCGCCGGACTTTGATCTGGAAGCGGTGGACTTAAAATTTCTGGAAAAGAGTCAAGCGTTTCTTCGTGATCACGTGCGGCAATCACCCGATCGACCGTTCTTTCTTTTTCATAGTACGCAAGCCGTTCACCTGCCGTCGTTCCCGGCACCCGAGTTCCAAGGGAAAACCGAATCGGGGCCACATGGCGACTTCATCTTCGAACTCGACCATGTCGTTGGCGAACTGATGAAGACGCTTGACGAACTTGGTGTCGCCGACAACACGCTGCTTATTTTTACCAGTGACAATGGGCCGGAAGTTCCCACCGTCTACCACATGCGCAACGACCACGATCACGACGGCGCCCGACCGTGGCGTGGTGTCAAACGCGACAATTGGGAAGGCGGTCACCGCGTACCCATGATCGCTCGCTGGCCGAGAAAAATTGCCGCAGAGTCGACTTCCGATGATTTGGTTTCCCTATGCGATGTCTTTGCGACAGTCGCAGAGATTACCGAGCAACCGCTTCCCGACGATGCAGCCGAAGACAGTTTTAGTCTGCTTTCGATTTTTCAGGGCCGGCAAACCGAACCGCTGCGGCCGTACTTGCTGCAACAAGGTTTCGGAGGGACTCGGTGGCTCGCGATTCGCAGCGGCAAATGGAAATACCTTGATCACAAAGGTTCCGGCGGAAACAACTACGACAAAAGCGATCAGCTTCGCCAGTACGCCTTGCCCGACACGGCGCCGGATAGCGACGGGCAACTCTATGATTTAGAGACTGATCCGGGCGAGGTGACGAACGTCGCCAGTCTGTACCCCGATGTCGCGGACCGGCTTCGTAAACAATTGCGAGCCTCGCTTGAATCGGGACGGAGTCGACCTTGA
- a CDS encoding DUF1559 domain-containing protein: MSFVRSKRKHAGFTLVELLVVIAIIGVLVGLLLPAVQAAREAARRMSCSNNFKQIGLGLHNYESAYKQLPKMQGGTYDFGTGNAIAVAPPAAPVSNNVNRLSWIVGVMPFVEQQATWELISNPYMIPAGDPGAGSVFSAMGPNTDMSLSNHSTFRYNPWFLNIPTLRCPSDPGVGLPAQGRTNYGACNGDSILRVNEGIQNNNGTRASLTHITNNQNSARGMFVSRRVMRFRDVLDGLSNTIMCGEQVTDIGDRDKRTQIMRLIVADGLLTNPSACSVDVDPLRPQFWSATPTVTTDSMGAERRRGYKWSAGMTGFTGFQTILPPNSESCIHERATSGAGIWYDGVISAGSRHQGGCHVLMGDGAVKFITDSIEAGSRTHATVRTAGLPAEPTLSTVPGSASPFGLWGSLGTRASKETIEEEL, translated from the coding sequence ATGAGTTTTGTTAGATCGAAACGGAAGCACGCTGGCTTCACGTTGGTTGAATTGTTGGTCGTGATCGCGATCATCGGTGTGTTGGTCGGATTGTTGTTGCCCGCCGTTCAGGCGGCACGCGAAGCGGCTCGGCGGATGAGTTGCAGCAACAACTTCAAACAAATTGGGTTGGGACTTCACAACTATGAATCTGCGTACAAGCAGCTTCCGAAGATGCAGGGCGGCACCTACGACTTCGGTACCGGGAATGCGATTGCTGTTGCACCGCCAGCAGCCCCCGTATCCAACAATGTGAACCGCCTGAGTTGGATCGTTGGAGTGATGCCGTTCGTTGAACAGCAGGCCACCTGGGAACTGATCAGCAATCCTTACATGATCCCAGCTGGGGACCCAGGTGCTGGATCGGTATTCTCGGCGATGGGGCCGAACACCGATATGTCGCTGTCGAACCACTCGACCTTCCGTTACAACCCCTGGTTCCTAAACATTCCGACATTGCGTTGCCCGAGCGATCCCGGCGTCGGTTTGCCGGCCCAAGGTCGAACCAACTACGGTGCATGTAACGGTGATTCGATCCTGCGTGTGAACGAAGGAATTCAGAACAACAACGGCACCCGCGCGTCTCTTACCCACATCACCAACAATCAAAACTCGGCTCGGGGCATGTTCGTCTCGCGACGTGTCATGCGTTTCCGTGATGTGCTTGACGGTTTGTCCAACACAATCATGTGCGGTGAACAGGTGACGGACATTGGTGACCGAGACAAACGCACCCAAATCATGCGATTGATCGTCGCTGATGGCTTGCTTACCAATCCAAGCGCATGTTCGGTAGACGTCGATCCACTTCGTCCACAATTCTGGTCAGCAACACCAACCGTGACAACGGATTCGATGGGAGCCGAACGTCGTCGTGGCTACAAGTGGTCGGCCGGGATGACTGGCTTTACTGGATTTCAAACGATCCTGCCGCCAAACTCCGAATCGTGTATCCATGAACGCGCGACCAGCGGCGCGGGCATTTGGTACGACGGCGTGATCAGCGCCGGCAGTCGCCACCAAGGTGGTTGCCACGTATTGATGGGTGACGGTGCGGTTAAGTTCATCACCGACTCGATCGAAGCCGGCAGCCGGACTCACGCAACCGTTCGCACCGCCGGCCTTCCAGCGGAACCGACTCTGTCGACCGTACCTGGATCGGCGAGTCCATTCGGACTTTGGGGTTCACTCGGTACGCGAGCATCGAAAGAGACGATTGAAGAAGAGCTATAG
- a CDS encoding cupin domain-containing protein, with protein sequence MDTKPGQLLDLHDFGNDAEPKPKLLLQNDSFKVMRLVLRAGKTIPEHKAMKEITVQTVAGKVEFMTMGETHTMTAGNLIYLEPSELHSLTAIEDAIVLVTMAK encoded by the coding sequence ATGGATACAAAACCTGGACAACTCCTTGATCTTCACGATTTTGGCAATGATGCCGAACCGAAACCGAAGTTGTTGCTGCAGAACGATTCGTTCAAAGTGATGCGGTTGGTCTTGCGGGCCGGGAAAACCATTCCTGAGCACAAGGCAATGAAAGAGATCACCGTGCAAACAGTCGCTGGGAAAGTTGAGTTCATGACAATGGGTGAAACGCACACGATGACAGCAGGCAACTTGATCTATCTGGAGCCAAGCGAACTGCATTCGCTGACGGCGATCGAAGACGCCATCGTCTTGGTCACGATGGCGAAGTGA
- the dsrP gene encoding sulfate reduction electron transfer complex DsrMKJOP subunit DsrP produces MSSITASADEKSHITSYPKFIGRSLWLATEGSFAFYAWMTMLTALFLVGANAWANQVAGGMIGTNMTDQVSWGLYIANFTFMVGLAAGGVMMVIPAYLYHDRKMHDVVIIGELLAIAAIVMCLMFVVADLGRPDRFWHMMPIIGKFNFPISMLTWDVIVLNGYLILNLHICGYLLYMRFLGRQPNPTWYIPFVMLSIVWAISIHTVTAFLYCGLGGRPFWNTALLAPRFLASAFVSGPAFIIVAMVLIKRLTGIGGLDQPIETLTKIIRVTILVNLLMVASELFTEFYTGGAHVSAAKYLFFGLHGKTALVPWTWTAIGLNVTAALLFLWPGLLRFRWRPLLVAACCMAFVGAWIEKGMGLIIPGFIPSTLHEIVEYVPSQLEWKVTVGIWAFGLMVFTIAIKTALPTLKQPAKH; encoded by the coding sequence ATGAGCAGCATCACCGCATCTGCGGACGAAAAGTCTCACATCACGAGCTATCCAAAATTCATTGGTCGTTCGTTGTGGTTGGCAACCGAAGGATCGTTCGCGTTCTATGCGTGGATGACAATGCTGACGGCATTGTTCCTGGTCGGCGCAAACGCTTGGGCCAACCAAGTCGCCGGCGGCATGATCGGTACGAACATGACCGATCAAGTGAGTTGGGGGCTCTACATCGCCAACTTCACCTTCATGGTCGGCTTGGCGGCGGGCGGAGTGATGATGGTTATCCCCGCCTATCTGTATCACGATCGCAAGATGCACGACGTTGTCATCATCGGCGAGCTGCTGGCGATCGCTGCGATCGTGATGTGCTTGATGTTTGTTGTCGCCGATCTTGGGCGACCCGATCGCTTTTGGCACATGATGCCGATCATCGGCAAGTTCAACTTTCCGATCTCGATGCTGACGTGGGACGTGATCGTTCTTAACGGCTATCTGATTTTGAACCTGCACATCTGTGGTTACCTGCTTTACATGCGGTTTCTAGGTCGCCAACCCAATCCGACGTGGTACATTCCGTTTGTGATGTTGTCGATCGTATGGGCGATCTCGATCCACACGGTGACGGCGTTCTTGTACTGTGGTCTCGGTGGACGACCGTTCTGGAACACGGCGCTGCTTGCGCCACGCTTCCTGGCTTCCGCGTTTGTTTCTGGGCCCGCGTTCATCATCGTTGCGATGGTGCTGATCAAGAGACTCACGGGCATCGGTGGCCTAGACCAGCCGATCGAGACGCTGACCAAAATCATCCGAGTCACGATCCTGGTCAACCTGTTGATGGTTGCATCTGAGTTGTTTACCGAGTTCTACACCGGCGGCGCGCACGTCAGTGCGGCGAAGTATTTGTTCTTTGGCTTACACGGCAAAACGGCATTGGTGCCCTGGACGTGGACGGCAATCGGGCTGAACGTTACCGCGGCGCTGCTATTCTTGTGGCCGGGGCTGTTGCGATTCCGCTGGCGACCTTTGTTGGTCGCGGCATGTTGCATGGCATTCGTCGGAGCTTGGATCGAGAAGGGCATGGGATTGATCATCCCCGGCTTTATACCAAGCACGCTGCACGAGATCGTCGAATATGTTCCCAGCCAACTAGAATGGAAAGTCACGGTCGGCATCTGGGCCTTTGGATTGATGGTGTTCACCATCGCAATCAAGACCGCGTTGCCAACACTAAAGCAACCGGCCAAGCACTAG
- a CDS encoding 4Fe-4S dicluster domain-containing protein, translating into MTDKPSLPIVENFSRRAAVKGGFATLGAAAFVAAVSPLRQAASDKSAAEFMQQHYTELSPEQKADVIARLEAETKQNYGAEVTIGDDRPIPGTKFVYAINLSVCNGNGNCVEACHKENNHDRSTNQSYIRVLEMPMGTMDMEQGTTTYTGAVPKDGKFYLPVQCQQCDEPPCVDVCPVKATWKEEDGIVVVDYNWCIGCRYCEAACPYHARRFNWKKPEVPAEEVNPDQSYLSNRIRPVGVVEKCTYCLHRTRRGKLPACLEACPTGARVFGNILDKDSNLRWILENKRVYILKEELGTKPAFFYYFD; encoded by the coding sequence ATGACCGACAAACCCTCACTACCGATTGTCGAGAATTTCTCACGACGCGCCGCCGTAAAAGGCGGGTTCGCGACGTTGGGTGCTGCTGCGTTTGTGGCTGCGGTTTCGCCATTGCGACAAGCAGCCAGCGATAAGTCGGCGGCCGAGTTCATGCAACAACACTACACCGAGTTGTCGCCGGAACAAAAAGCCGACGTGATTGCTCGATTGGAAGCGGAGACCAAGCAAAATTACGGCGCGGAAGTAACGATCGGCGACGACCGTCCGATTCCTGGTACCAAGTTCGTCTATGCGATCAACCTGAGCGTCTGCAACGGGAACGGGAACTGCGTCGAGGCCTGTCACAAAGAGAACAACCACGATCGCAGCACCAACCAGTCATACATCCGAGTCCTCGAGATGCCCATGGGCACAATGGACATGGAACAGGGAACAACGACCTATACCGGCGCGGTACCCAAAGACGGCAAGTTTTATCTGCCGGTTCAATGCCAACAATGCGACGAGCCACCGTGTGTCGACGTCTGTCCGGTAAAGGCGACGTGGAAGGAAGAGGATGGCATCGTTGTTGTCGACTACAACTGGTGCATCGGTTGCCGTTACTGCGAAGCGGCGTGTCCGTATCACGCGCGGCGTTTCAATTGGAAAAAGCCCGAAGTTCCGGCCGAGGAAGTCAATCCGGACCAAAGCTATCTGAGCAACCGAATTCGCCCGGTGGGAGTCGTCGAAAAGTGCACGTACTGTCTGCACCGAACGCGCCGCGGCAAGTTACCAGCGTGCTTGGAGGCATGTCCGACGGGCGCGCGCGTGTTTGGGAACATTCTGGACAAGGACTCCAACCTCCGTTGGATCCTCGAGAACAAACGCGTCTACATCCTGAAAGAAGAGCTCGGAACGAAGCCTGCGTTTTTCTACTACTTTGACTAG